In Candidatus Campbellbacteria bacterium, a single genomic region encodes these proteins:
- a CDS encoding YciI family protein — protein sequence MKKFLFFYCGTLSFNSPEEAREHMRRWVSWLESIKKFVFKPGIPLKDPKKIGIYTVEGAKIKDKSERYDAIRLVTKNPISINMYGFVKTSTEMKKNVKGYSIMQANDLEEVIKLIRTCPHLRFGFIDIVEVREMKMLKKPKESHGRS from the coding sequence ATGAAGAAATTTTTATTTTTTTACTGCGGAACCCTTTCTTTTAATAGTCCAGAAGAGGCAAGGGAACATATGAGAAGATGGGTTTCTTGGTTAGAGAGCATAAAGAAATTTGTTTTTAAGCCAGGCATTCCACTAAAAGACCCTAAAAAAATAGGTATATATACTGTTGAAGGTGCAAAAATAAAAGATAAATCAGAAAGGTATGATGCAATAAGATTGGTCACAAAAAATCCTATTAGTATAAATATGTATGGTTTCGTAAAAACAAGTACGGAGATGAAAAAGAATGTGAAAGGATATTCTATAATGCAAGCTAATGATCTTGAAGAGGTAATAAAATTAATAAGAACTTGCCCGCATCTTAGATTTGGTTTTATTGATATAGTAGAAGTTAGAGAAATGAAAATGCTGAAAAAACCTAAAGAGAGTCATGGGCGTTCTTAA
- a CDS encoding UDP-N-acetylmuramoyl-tripeptide--D-alanyl-D-alanine ligase, with protein sequence MKQFFKRVIKKILIAFAKRILKNKKPTTIAVGGSVGKTSTKDAIFSIATPKHSRKSEGNYNTDFGLPLSIFDLKSGFNNPFIWTKNMVVAFFRSFIYAGDYPKKLVLEVGIDEPGDMQEVAEWFRPNIVCMTQMSSVPVHIENFKSVSDLENEKAYLVRALRKNGLLIINVDDERSSVFKEAASSGVEVVSIGFSDKADVRAVNVFSEITDECTGLVSGEIKTKDGEVQKVTINGVIGEHHFYPILYAFAVGLHLGVSLDELQKQTANYVSPKGRMRVYPGRNDSTIIDDTYNSSPIAMKKALDTFEKISNTKGKKIAVVGDMKELGEYAKLEHLKVMKHAYEISDTIITVGKDMAQAGRTLMKERRDYKKIKVATDSLDAAEVLKEEMTAGDTILIKGSQAMRMEKTVAVILDDPNSSDMLVRQSKEWRKS encoded by the coding sequence ATGAAACAGTTTTTCAAGAGAGTAATAAAAAAGATATTAATAGCATTTGCAAAACGCATATTAAAAAATAAAAAACCAACCACGATAGCCGTGGGTGGTAGTGTAGGCAAGACATCAACCAAAGATGCGATATTTTCAATAGCCACACCAAAGCACAGTAGAAAAAGTGAAGGGAATTACAATACTGATTTTGGACTGCCACTCTCTATTTTTGATCTCAAGAGCGGATTTAACAACCCTTTTATATGGACAAAAAATATGGTCGTTGCGTTTTTTAGGAGCTTTATATACGCAGGGGACTATCCAAAAAAATTGGTCCTTGAAGTGGGAATAGACGAACCAGGCGACATGCAAGAAGTGGCAGAGTGGTTTAGACCAAACATTGTATGCATGACCCAGATGTCTTCCGTGCCCGTCCATATTGAGAATTTCAAAAGTGTAAGCGATTTAGAAAATGAAAAAGCATATCTCGTTCGCGCCCTCAGAAAAAACGGGCTATTGATAATTAATGTTGATGATGAAAGATCTTCTGTTTTTAAGGAAGCAGCCAGTTCTGGTGTTGAAGTTGTTTCAATAGGTTTCTCTGACAAGGCGGATGTGAGGGCAGTAAATGTTTTTTCTGAGATAACAGACGAATGCACCGGACTGGTGAGTGGGGAAATAAAGACAAAAGATGGCGAAGTGCAGAAAGTGACAATAAACGGTGTCATAGGGGAGCATCATTTTTATCCCATTTTGTATGCATTTGCCGTTGGACTACACTTGGGCGTTTCGCTTGACGAACTCCAAAAGCAAACCGCTAATTATGTATCGCCAAAGGGCAGGATGAGAGTATATCCAGGGAGAAATGACAGCACGATAATAGACGACACATACAACTCCTCGCCAATAGCGATGAAAAAAGCGCTTGATACTTTTGAGAAGATATCAAACACAAAAGGGAAGAAGATTGCAGTCGTGGGGGATATGAAGGAACTTGGCGAATATGCGAAACTTGAACATCTAAAAGTGATGAAACACGCTTATGAAATCAGTGATACCATAATAACTGTTGGTAAAGATATGGCACAGGCGGGCAGAACGCTTATGAAAGAAAGAAGAGATTACAAGAAAATCAAAGTGGCGACAGACTCGCTTGATGCAGCGGAAGTATTGAAAGAAGAAATGACAGCAGGGGACACGATACTGATAAAAGGATCACAAGCAATGCGCATGGAAAAAACTGTTGCTGTAATTCTTGATGACCCCAACAGCTCAGATATGCTGGTAAGACAGAGCAAAGAATGGAGGAAGAGTTGA
- a CDS encoding penicillin-binding transpeptidase domain-containing protein yields NTGIAAIVKDMGNREMEERIKALKFHEETGIDLPNEIRGKVGNLFDNGRDVEYVTAGYGHGISVTPIAMVRALSALASGGTLPTPRVVKHTRKNGKIIKKGTNTTGEVQRVFSKEVSDKVTEMLVKTVDESLLGGTVAKENYSIAAKTGTASLVNPATKKYYDDKYLHSFFGYFPASDPQFLVFMFTIEPEGARYASESMTKPFMRIVDNLISYYDIQPDR; encoded by the coding sequence AACACTGGTATCGCCGCGATTGTCAAAGATATGGGCAATAGAGAAATGGAAGAACGAATAAAGGCGCTGAAGTTTCACGAAGAAACAGGAATTGATTTGCCAAATGAGATAAGAGGGAAGGTCGGCAATCTTTTTGATAATGGCAGAGATGTTGAGTATGTCACCGCAGGTTATGGACACGGAATCTCAGTCACGCCCATCGCGATGGTGCGCGCCTTGTCCGCTCTCGCAAGTGGCGGAACCCTTCCAACACCTCGTGTCGTTAAACACACAAGAAAAAATGGAAAGATAATTAAAAAAGGAACAAACACAACAGGAGAAGTCCAAAGAGTCTTTTCAAAAGAAGTCAGCGACAAAGTTACAGAGATGCTTGTTAAAACAGTTGATGAATCACTTCTTGGCGGAACAGTCGCAAAGGAAAACTACAGCATAGCAGCAAAAACTGGAACCGCATCACTTGTTAATCCAGCGACTAAAAAATATTATGATGACAAATATCTCCACTCTTTCTTCGGGTATTTCCCAGCATCAGACCCTCAGTTTTTGGTGTTTATGTTTACAATAGAGCCAGAAGGCGCAAGATATGCCTCAGAAAGCATGACAAAACCATTTATGAGAATAGTCGATAACTTGATATCATATTATGATATACAGCCAGATAGATAA
- the purN gene encoding phosphoribosylglycinamide formyltransferase has translation MRNDNKTKDFAVFISGRGSNLEAILKADLRPKVVISSNPDAKGLNIARDYNIPTEVVDGKGFNKKDDFNKELKKVADIYKPNLIVLAGFMKILSADFLLSYPRTINIHPSLLPKFPGLDTHRRVIEAGEKETGVTIHWVDSGIDTGEIIKQVCVKTFPNDTPEALSERVLREEHAIYPCIIREILEKSY, from the coding sequence ATGAGAAATGATAATAAAACAAAAGATTTTGCTGTTTTTATATCTGGTAGGGGTAGTAATTTAGAGGCGATATTAAAAGCAGATTTACGCCCAAAGGTGGTTATAAGTAGCAATCCAGATGCTAAAGGTCTTAATATAGCTAGGGACTACAACATCCCAACTGAGGTTGTTGATGGTAAAGGTTTTAATAAAAAGGATGATTTTAATAAAGAACTTAAAAAGGTTGCTGATATTTATAAACCGAATCTAATAGTTTTGGCTGGTTTTATGAAGATTTTATCAGCAGATTTTCTTTTATCTTATCCAAGGACGATAAATATACATCCATCTCTTTTGCCTAAATTTCCTGGCTTAGATACTCATCGCCGTGTTATTGAAGCAGGGGAGAAAGAGACAGGTGTGACTATTCACTGGGTGGATTCTGGTATAGACACTGGTGAAATAATAAAACAAGTATGTGTAAAAACTTTCCCCAATGATACCCCAGAGGCATTATCTGAGAGGGTATTGAGGGAGGAACATGCGATTTATCCTTGTATTATAAGGGAAATTTTGGAGAAAAGTTATTAA
- a CDS encoding SET domain-containing protein, whose amino-acid sequence MKKRKEIRKGKYKLQAFRSSAGLGLKTLERIPDGRFVAEYTGYELTSDEAEKKGGRYLFEISSRRVIDGSPKWNIARYINHSCRPNCEAVNSKGRIYIYAIKNIKEGSEITYSYGRVYFNDFIKKGGCKCQYHLKNRGGR is encoded by the coding sequence ATGAAAAAAAGAAAAGAAATAAGAAAGGGTAAGTATAAGTTGCAAGCATTCCGTTCAAGCGCGGGTCTTGGCTTGAAAACGCTTGAAAGGATACCTGATGGGCGGTTTGTTGCTGAATATACAGGATATGAGCTTACTTCTGACGAAGCAGAGAAAAAAGGAGGTAGGTATTTATTTGAGATATCTTCAAGGAGGGTAATAGATGGCTCTCCAAAGTGGAATATAGCGAGGTATATAAATCATTCATGCCGACCAAACTGCGAGGCGGTCAATTCAAAGGGGAGAATATACATATATGCGATAAAGAATATAAAGGAGGGAAGCGAGATAACATATAGCTACGGCAGGGTGTATTTCAATGATTTTATAAAGAAAGGGGGTTGTAAGTGCCAATATCACCTAAAAAACAGAGGTGGTAGGTGA